A part of Populus alba chromosome 8, ASM523922v2, whole genome shotgun sequence genomic DNA contains:
- the LOC118054722 gene encoding serine/threonine-protein kinase BRI1-like 2 encodes MESNPVQLFHHLALALLLFVFSVSVSVTEQGPVPSIRTDAAALLSFKKIIQNDPNRVLSGWQINRSPCNWYGVSCTLGRVTHLDLSGSSLAGIISFDPLSSLDMLSALNLSSNPFTVNSTSLLHLPYALQQLQLSSTGLEGPVPEKFFSKNPNLVYINLSHNNLSSLPDDLLLNSDKVQALDLSYNNFTGSISGLRVENSCNSLSQLDLSGNFLIDSIPPSLSNCSNLKTLNLSFNMITGEIPGSLGELGSLQRLDLSHNHISGWIPSELGNACNSLLELKLSYNNISGSIPVSFSPCSWLQTLDLSNNNISGPFPDSILQNLGSLERLLLSYNLISGLFPASVSYCKSLKVLDLSSNIFSGTIPPDICPGAASLEELRLPDNLLEGEIPAQLSQCSKLKRLDVSINFLNGSIPAELGNLENLEQLIAWYNGLEGKIPPELGKCKNLKDLILNNNNLSGIIPVELFSCSNLEWISLTSNQFTGKIPREFGLLSRLAVLQLANNSLSGEIPTELGNCSSLVWLDLNSNKLTGEIPPRLGRQLGAKALSGILSGNTLVFVRNVGNSCKGVGGLLEFAGIKAERLLQVPTLKTCDFTRLYSGAVLSLFTQYQTLEYLDLSYNELRGKIPDETGEMMALQVLELAHNQLSGEIPASLGQLKNLGVFDASHNRLQGQIPDSFSNLSFLVQIDLSNNELTGEIPQRGQLSTLPASQYANNPGLCGVPLNPCGSGNSHAASNPVPDGGRGGRKSSATSWANSIVLGILISIASLCILVVWAIAMRVRHKEAEEVKMLNSLQASHAATTWKIDKEKEPLSINVATFQRQLRKLKFSQLIEATNGFSAASLIGCGGFGEVFKATLKDGSSVAIKKLIRLSCQGDREFMAEMETLGKIKHRNLVPLLGYCKIGEERLLVYEFMEFGSLEEMLHGRGRARDRRILTWDERKKIARGAAKGLCFLHHNCIPHIIHRDMKSSNVLLDHEMEARVSDFGMARLISALDTHLSVSTLAGTPGYVPPEYYQSFRCTAKGDVYSFGVVLLELLTGKRPTDKEDFGDTNLVGWVKMKVREGKQMEVIDPEFLSVTKGTDEAEAEEVKEMVRYLEISLQCVDDFPSKRPSMLQVVAMLRELMPGSANGSSNSG; translated from the coding sequence ATGGAGAGTAACCCGGTTCAGCTTTTCCATCATCTTGCACTTGCACTCCTTCTCTTCGTGTTTTCTGTTTCGGTTTCCGTGACCGAGCAGGGTCCCGTTCCATCGATAAGGACCGATGCTGCAGCCCTTCTTTCGTTCAAGAAGATTATTCAAAATGACCCAAATAGAGTTTTATCAGGGTGGCAGATTAATCGAAGTCCATGCAACTGGTATGGTGTCTCTTGCACTCTTGGAAGAGTCACTCATCTTGATCTTAGTGGAAGTTCTCTTGCTGGGATCATCTCTTTCGATCCTTTATCTTCTCTTGACATGTTGTCTGCTCTGAATTTATCTTCGAATCCGTTTACTGTAAATTCCACCTCTTTGCTTCACCTCCCATACGCACTGCAACAGCTCCAGTTATCTTCTACTGGACTTGAAGGTCCGGTTCCTGAGAAATTTTTCTCCAAGAACCCGAATCTTGTTTACATAAACCTTTCTCATAATAACTTGTCGTCATTACCAGATGATCTCTTATTGAACTCTGATAAAGTTCAGGCACTTGACCTTTCTTATAACAATTTTACAGGGTCCATTTCTGGTTTGAGAGTTGAGAATTCCTGCAACTCCTTGTCGCAACTTGATCTGTCTGGAAACTTTTTAATTGACTCCATTCCTCCTTCACTTTCAAATTGTTCTAATCTCAAAACTTTGAATCTTTCGTTCAATATGATCACAGGAGAGATCCCCGGGTCTCTTGGTGAACTGGGCAGTTTACAGAGATTGGATCTCTCTCACAATCATATCTCTGGTTGGATTCCTTCTGAGCTGGGAAATGCATGTAATTCACTTCTAGAACTTAAGCTTTCATATAACAACATTTCAGGCTCGATTCCTGTCTCCTTTTCCCCTTGTTCTTGGCTGCAAACTCTTGATTTGTCTAACAACAACATATCAGGGCCTTTTCCAGATTCTATCCTTCAAAATCTTGGTTCTTTGGAGAGATTGCTGTTAAGTTACAACCTAATTTCTGGATTATTTCCAGCTTCAGTTTCTTACTGCAAAAGCTTAAAAGTTTTGGATCTTAGTTCCAATATATTTTCTGGTACCATTCCACCAGATATATGCCCAGGTGCAGCCTCTCTTGAGGAGCTGAGATTGCCGGATAATCTCCTTGAGGGAGAAATCCCAGCACAACTATCACAATGTTCCAAGCTGAAGAGGCTTGATGTCAGCATAAACTTCCTTAATGGATCGATCCCGGCTGAGCTTGGAAACCTCGAGAACCTGGAGCAGCTAATAGCGTGGTATAATGGTCTGGAAGGGAAAATTCCACCGGAATTGGGCAAATGCAAGAATCTGAAGGATCTAATTCTCAATAACAACAACCTAAGCGGCATAATTCCAGTTGAATTATTCAGTTGCAGTAATCTTGAATGGATATCTCTCACAAGCAATCAATTCACAGGTAAAATCCCAAGAGAATTCGGCCTTCTGTCAAGGTTAGCGGTCTTGCAACTAGCGAACAATAGTTTGAGTGGAGAGATACCGACAGAACTAGGAAATTGCAGCAGCTTGGTTTGGTTAGACTTGAACAGCAACAAGCTCACTGGTGAAATCCCACCTCGACTTGGTCGGCAGCTGGGGGCAAAAGCATTGAGTGGAATTCTGTCCGGAAACACTTTGGTGTTTGTTCGGAATGTGGGGAATTCATGCAAAGGAGTTGGAGGTTTGCTGGAATTTGCTGGAATCAAAGCCGAAAGACTCTTGCAGGTACCAACTTTGAAGACTTGTGATTTCACAAGATTGTATTCAGGAGCAGTCCTGAGCCTTTtcacacaataccaaacactgGAGTATCTGGATCTGTCATACAATGAGCTCCGAGGGAAAATTCCGGACGAAACTGGGGAAATGATGGCCCTCCAAGTTCTTGAATTAGCTCATAACCAGCTATCTGGAGAGATTCCTGCATCACTTGGCCAGCTCAAGAATTTGGGTGTGTTTGATGCATCGCATAACAGATTGCAGGGTCAAATCCCAGATTCATTCTCAAACCTATCTTTCTTGGTGCAAATTGATCTTTCAAATAATGAATTAACAGGGGAAATCCCACAGAGGGGGCAGCTCAGTACACTTCCAGCAAGCCAGTACGCAAACAATCCAGGACTTTGCGGGGTTCCACTGAACCCGTGTGGGAGCGGAAATAGTCATGCAGCATCTAATCCAGTCCCAGATGGTGGCAGAGGAGGTAGAAAGAGTTCAGCTACATCGTGGGCTAATAGCATTGTCTTAGGGATCCTCATCTCCATTGCTTCCCTGTGCATTTTGGTTGTGTGGGCGATAGCGATGCGTGTGAGGCATAAGGAAGCAGAGGAGGTCAAGATGCTTAATAGTCTGCAAGCATCTCATGCTGCTACAACATGGAAGATTGACAAAGAGAAAGAACCATTAAGCATCAACGTTGCTACATTTCAGAGGCAGCTGAGGAAGCTCAAGTTTTCTCAGCTCATTGAGGCCACCAATGGCTTCTCTGCAGCCAGCCTTATTGGGTGTGGTGGGTTTGGAGAGGTGTTTAAGGCCACATTGAAGGATGGTTCCAGTGTTGCAATCAAGAAACTGATAAGATTAAGCTGCCAGGGTGATCGAGAGTTCATGGCCGAAATGGAAACTCTAGGGAAGATAAAGCATAGGAACCTTGTTCCTCTTCTTGGATATTGCAAAATTGGTGAAGAGAGACTGCTTGTGTATGAATTCATGGAGTTTGGAAGTCTCGAGGAAATGCTACATGGAAGGGGAAGAGCACGAGACAGACGGATTCTAACTTGGGATGAAAGGAAAAAGATTGCCAGAGGTGCAGCCAAGGGACTTTGTTTCTTACACCACAATTGCATCCCACACATTATTCACCGAGACATGAAGTCGAGCAATGTTCTGTTGGACCACGAAATGGAAGCAAGAGTTTCAGATTTTGGAATGGCAAGGCTCATAAGTGCACTTGACACTCATCTTAGTGTAAGCACACTAGCAGGAACGCCGGGGTATGTGCCGCCTGAGTACTACCAAAGTTTTCGGTGCACTGCAAAAGGAGATGTCTATTCGTTTGGTGTTGTACTACTGGAACTCCTGACAGGAAAACGCCCCACAGATAAAGAGGATTTTGGAGACACTAACTTGGTGGGTTGGGTGAAAATGAAGGTAAGAGAAGGGAAACAGATGGAAGTGATAGACCCAGAATTTCTCTCTGTGACTAAAGGAACTGATGAAGCTGAGGCAGAAGAAGTTAAAGAAATGGTCAGGTATTTGGAAATATCATTGCAGTGTGTTGATGATTTTCCTTCCAAGCGGCCTAGCATGTTGCAAGTGGTGGCCATGTTGAGAGAGCTGATGCCTGGATCAGCCAATGGAAGCAGCAACAGTGGTTGA